A genomic region of Mus musculus strain C57BL/6J chromosome 7, GRCm38.p6 C57BL/6J contains the following coding sequences:
- the Vmn1r77 gene encoding vomeronasal 1 receptor 77, which produces MKMISENVTMGIFLFCQIIVGVLGNFSILFYYVILIFIGKHLLPKDLIIEHLTFANCLTIILRDIPRTMSYFGFNIFLDDIGCKLIMYISRITRCMSMYATCILSCFQAITIRSSNFKWMKLKYRATKYIGPFCLVSWLFHLLLNILIPVRVSGPSSKENVTNRLSYEYCSLFTSDHVRAVLYMFLLCFSDVLCLSLMACSSVSMVSTLYKHKRQVRNIHSAQHFQKVSPEDRASKIILIFLCIFVISYSLSSLVAVIRTCSKYPVPWALNIFTLIEICFPVVCPFVLITNMKFNFSLFLPCFGKR; this is translated from the coding sequence ATGAAAATGATTTCTGAAAACGTTACAATGGGAATTTTTCTCTTCTGCCAGATTATAGTGGGAGTGCTTGGCAATTtctcaatattattttattatgtcaTTTTGATATTCATTGGAAAGCATTTACTGCCCAAAGACTTGATTATAGAGCACTTGACTTTTGCCAACTGCTTGACTATCATCTTAAGAGACATTCCAAGGACAATGTCATATTTTGGCTTTAATATTTTCCTGGATGACATTGGATGTAAATTGATCATGTATATTTCCCGAATAACAAGATGTATGTCCATGTATGCCACATGCATATTGAGTTGTTTTCAAGCCATCACAATCAGATCCAGCAACTTCAAGTGGATGAAGCTTAAATACAGAGCCACCAAGTACATTGGCCCCTTCTGCTTAGTCTCTTGGCTTTTCCACCTGCTTCTAAACATTTTGATTCCAGTAAGAGTGTCAGGCCCCAGTTCCAAGGAAAATGTGACTAACAGGTTGAGCTATGAATACTGCTCATTATTTACTTCTGATCATGTGCGAGCTGTACTCTATATGTTCTTATTGTGCTTCTCAGATGTCTTATGTCTAAGTCTCATGGCCTGCTCAAGTGTCTCCATGGTGAGTACCCTTTACAAACATAAGAGACAAGTTAGGAATATTCACAGTGCTCAACACTTTCAGAAAGTCTCACCTGAAGACAGAGCATCAAAAATTATCCTCATCTTTCTGTGTATATTTGTAATCTCTTATTCATTGTCTTCCCTTGTTGCTGTCATTAGGACCTGTTCCAAATATCCAGTGCCATGGGCACTGAATATATTTACGTTGATAGAAATATGCTTTCCAGTAGTTTGTCCCTTTGTTCTCATCACCAATATGAAGTTCAATTTTAGCCTGTTTTTACCGTGCTTTGGTAAGAGATAA